The proteins below are encoded in one region of Papio anubis isolate 15944 chromosome 19, Panubis1.0, whole genome shotgun sequence:
- the SMIM21 gene encoding LOW QUALITY PROTEIN: small integral membrane protein 21 (The sequence of the model RefSeq protein was modified relative to this genomic sequence to represent the inferred CDS: inserted 2 bases in 1 codon; deleted 1 base in 1 codon), translating to MDQCVSTAPPRFPIAQLGTFKQNSAEKGGILKGNLLQKEAPTTSENEHHIHVCSHLLVLFCVTVLLRNXRRIQGVSEDWKKANSVF from the exons ATGGACCAGTGTGTGTCCACAGCTCCTCCCCGATTCCCCATAGCACAACTGGGAACATTTAAACAAAACTCTGCAGAAAAGGGAGGGATACTCAAGGGGAATTTGCTGCAGAAGGAAGCACCTACCACT tctgAAAATGAACATCATATTCATGTTTGTTCACAT TTGCTGGTTCTCTTCTGTGTGACAGTGTTGCTGAGGAA CCGCAGGATACAAGGGGTTTCTGAAGACTGGAAAAAGGCAAACAGCGTATTTTAA